The Spirosoma oryzicola genome has a window encoding:
- the cobN gene encoding cobaltochelatase subunit CobN: MADIKRQRVTRSDGKAINLVQRRGHLSYCYNACCCGRTDRGYAAIPVELYKSEWMRRKIRNVVHMTKGGCLGPCTLANVVTLLFDGHSVWFHSVNSDWQIIAIFDYIDSMIAADGFLAPPAELSEYVFQFYTWKGSEVATQLGQTATPTGGIVFLTHADTDLLTMNRVLQELPDDFPKTSGISLLAIKSEAQMAQLLDREIGAAQIIVLRIHGRPSSVPGFSELVRRAKEKGQHLIVISGTGELNPDFAAVSTVSPAILHETLAYVQAGGYQNFTSLLYFLSDHLLMTGFGADAPVQLPEHGIYHPDLPEQANLSDWVQQHNPDRPTVGITFYRSHWLSGNTAFVDALVRSLEDKGLNALPIFTSSLKAIDPATNAPFAFSYFQAEHGGIAIDNLINTISYAMTDVRPADEEADSGRALAQLNVPIFQAITPGMARGPWESSSRGLNPLDTAMNVAIPEFDGRIITVPVSFKEKERHAKGYVPLDDRVERVTGLALRFSRLRNLPNAQKKIAFIFTNSNTKASQIGNAVGLDAPASLMNILYAMQAEGYQIGELPATGTELIHQLIDRCAYDETYLTPEQLAHAAGRVSSARYQEWYAQLPEALRKKMEKQWGPPPGETYVHNGHIALAGLDLGNAFVALQPPRGYGMDPDAIYHQPDLPPTHHYYALYRWLRDDWRADAIVHVGKHGTLEWLPGKGIGLSANCFPDAFLGDLPLFYPFIINDPGEGSQAKRRAHAVVIDHLTPPMTSADSYGELAQLTQLVDEYYQVETMDPAKLPLLQRQIWTLIKQTNLDADLSAMLSRDHGDHKHDWDDEMTPEGVPVSLTEMDGKDVAHLIEDIDGYLCELGAAQIRNGLHTLGEMPTGDALVDMLQSLTRLPNATTPSLPAELAQLFNWNLNTLQANKGARLQSVSMAFTKLAGRPVITHSDALEVLDELANHLFRVTQQYRFHPDRIDQVLFETFNESPAQAKFDGIRQVLRYVCSRLMPNLARTDEEIANLLHGLSGGYVPAGPSGAPTRGMAHILPTGRNFYAVDPRALPSQAAWEVGQQLAREVLDRHWKETGTYPESVGISIWGTSAMRTSGDDVAEVMALLGVRPIWQVESRRVTTVEIMSLDELGRPRIDVTTRISGFFRDAFPNLIELLDEAVQRVIALDEPLDQNFVRKHYLADLAGLSDQDMPLEEAEERASYRIFGAAPGSYGAGILPLINEKNWRADADFAQAYVNWGGYAYSKTAQGVDARTEFRQRLSGVEVALHNQDNREHDIFDSDDYLQFHGGMIATIRSLTGQQPKHYFGDSQNPAQPVVRDLKEEALRVFRSRVVNPKWLESIKRHGYKGGLELTATVDYLFGYDATAQVVDDWMYEQVGETYALDPAMQQFFAESNPWALNAIAERLLEAAQRGMWANPSPDMLQALQEVYLKSESMLEIRSE, translated from the coding sequence ATGGCTGACATCAAACGCCAGCGAGTAACCCGATCCGACGGTAAAGCCATAAACTTGGTTCAGCGCCGGGGGCACTTATCGTATTGCTACAACGCCTGCTGCTGCGGTCGCACCGACCGGGGGTACGCGGCCATTCCGGTCGAATTGTACAAAAGCGAGTGGATGCGTCGGAAGATTCGCAACGTCGTTCACATGACCAAAGGCGGGTGCCTCGGCCCCTGCACGCTGGCTAATGTGGTCACGCTGCTCTTCGACGGGCATTCGGTGTGGTTTCATTCCGTTAATAGCGACTGGCAGATCATCGCCATTTTCGATTACATCGACAGCATGATTGCCGCCGACGGGTTTCTGGCCCCACCGGCTGAGCTGTCGGAATACGTTTTCCAATTTTACACCTGGAAAGGCTCTGAAGTAGCTACCCAACTCGGCCAGACGGCAACGCCAACCGGCGGCATCGTGTTCCTGACTCACGCCGACACCGACCTGCTGACAATGAACCGGGTCTTGCAGGAATTACCGGACGATTTTCCGAAAACGTCGGGGATCAGTCTGCTGGCGATCAAGAGCGAAGCGCAGATGGCTCAACTGCTCGACCGGGAGATCGGGGCCGCTCAGATCATTGTCCTGCGTATTCACGGTCGGCCAAGCAGTGTTCCCGGCTTTAGTGAGTTGGTACGTCGGGCTAAAGAAAAAGGGCAGCATCTGATCGTCATTAGCGGTACGGGCGAGTTGAACCCTGATTTTGCTGCTGTTTCGACGGTTTCACCTGCTATTCTGCACGAAACGCTGGCGTATGTACAAGCCGGAGGCTACCAGAATTTTACGTCCCTGCTTTACTTCTTATCCGATCACCTGCTGATGACGGGCTTCGGGGCCGATGCCCCCGTCCAGCTACCTGAACACGGCATTTATCATCCTGATCTACCCGAACAGGCCAATCTATCAGACTGGGTACAGCAGCATAATCCGGATCGGCCTACGGTGGGCATTACGTTTTACCGGTCGCACTGGCTTAGCGGCAACACGGCTTTTGTGGATGCACTCGTTCGGTCGTTGGAAGACAAAGGCCTGAACGCACTGCCGATCTTTACGTCGTCGCTTAAAGCGATTGACCCGGCTACCAACGCCCCATTCGCGTTCAGCTACTTCCAGGCCGAGCACGGCGGCATTGCCATTGACAATCTGATCAATACCATCTCGTACGCGATGACCGATGTTCGCCCGGCGGACGAGGAAGCGGATTCAGGGCGAGCGCTGGCCCAGCTCAACGTGCCCATTTTTCAGGCTATTACGCCGGGAATGGCCCGTGGTCCTTGGGAGTCGTCAAGCCGGGGGCTCAATCCGCTGGATACGGCCATGAACGTAGCGATTCCTGAGTTTGACGGACGGATCATTACGGTTCCGGTTTCGTTCAAAGAGAAAGAGCGGCATGCCAAAGGCTACGTTCCGCTGGATGATCGGGTAGAGCGCGTAACGGGGCTGGCCCTGCGTTTTTCGCGACTGCGGAATCTGCCGAACGCCCAGAAAAAGATCGCTTTTATTTTCACAAATTCAAATACGAAAGCCTCGCAGATCGGTAATGCCGTTGGCCTGGATGCACCGGCTTCGTTGATGAATATCCTGTACGCGATGCAAGCGGAAGGCTATCAGATCGGCGAACTACCCGCAACGGGAACGGAGCTGATTCACCAGCTCATCGACCGTTGTGCGTACGACGAAACGTATCTGACCCCGGAGCAACTCGCCCATGCTGCCGGTCGGGTGTCATCTGCGCGTTATCAGGAATGGTATGCTCAGTTGCCCGAAGCGCTGCGCAAAAAAATGGAGAAGCAGTGGGGACCGCCCCCCGGCGAAACCTATGTTCACAACGGACACATTGCGTTGGCGGGTCTGGATTTGGGTAATGCGTTCGTTGCGTTGCAACCGCCCCGTGGCTACGGCATGGACCCCGATGCCATCTATCACCAGCCCGATTTACCGCCTACTCATCACTATTACGCTCTGTACCGCTGGCTCCGCGACGACTGGCGGGCCGACGCCATTGTGCACGTCGGCAAACATGGTACATTGGAGTGGCTACCGGGAAAAGGAATCGGGCTGTCGGCCAATTGTTTTCCTGATGCATTTCTGGGCGATCTGCCGCTTTTCTATCCGTTCATTATCAACGACCCCGGCGAAGGATCACAGGCCAAACGGCGCGCTCATGCCGTCGTGATCGATCACCTGACGCCCCCCATGACCTCCGCCGACAGTTACGGAGAACTGGCTCAGCTGACGCAGTTGGTCGATGAATATTATCAGGTTGAAACAATGGACCCGGCCAAGCTCCCACTGTTGCAACGGCAGATCTGGACGCTCATCAAACAAACGAACCTAGACGCCGATCTGTCGGCCATGCTCAGCCGCGACCACGGCGATCACAAGCACGATTGGGACGATGAAATGACGCCCGAAGGTGTGCCAGTCAGTCTAACCGAAATGGACGGAAAAGATGTTGCGCACCTGATCGAAGACATTGACGGTTACCTGTGTGAGTTGGGAGCGGCTCAGATTCGGAACGGTCTACACACGCTGGGCGAAATGCCGACGGGTGACGCCCTGGTCGATATGTTGCAATCGCTTACCCGGCTACCGAACGCCACGACGCCTAGTTTACCCGCCGAATTAGCGCAGCTTTTCAACTGGAACCTGAACACATTACAAGCGAATAAAGGTGCGCGACTTCAATCTGTTTCGATGGCATTTACGAAACTAGCCGGACGCCCCGTGATCACCCATTCGGATGCGCTGGAAGTCCTTGACGAACTGGCCAACCACTTGTTTCGGGTGACTCAACAGTACCGATTCCACCCTGATCGCATCGACCAAGTGCTATTCGAGACGTTTAACGAATCGCCAGCTCAAGCTAAGTTTGACGGCATTCGGCAGGTATTGCGTTACGTATGCAGTCGGCTAATGCCCAATCTGGCGCGTACCGACGAAGAGATTGCTAACCTATTGCATGGGTTATCCGGCGGGTATGTTCCGGCAGGGCCAAGTGGCGCACCAACGCGGGGGATGGCGCATATTTTGCCGACGGGCCGTAATTTCTACGCTGTCGATCCACGAGCGTTACCATCGCAGGCAGCCTGGGAAGTAGGTCAACAACTCGCCCGCGAAGTGCTTGACCGGCACTGGAAAGAAACCGGAACGTATCCCGAAAGTGTGGGTATCAGCATCTGGGGGACGAGCGCCATGCGGACCAGTGGCGACGACGTAGCCGAAGTAATGGCCTTGCTCGGCGTCCGCCCGATCTGGCAGGTCGAAAGTCGGCGAGTGACAACCGTGGAAATAATGTCGCTCGACGAGCTGGGCCGCCCCCGAATCGACGTCACGACCCGAATCAGCGGCTTTTTCCGGGATGCTTTCCCAAATTTGATTGAGTTGTTGGACGAAGCGGTTCAGCGCGTCATTGCCTTGGATGAACCGCTCGACCAGAACTTCGTCCGTAAGCACTATCTAGCTGATTTAGCCGGACTAAGCGACCAGGATATGCCCCTCGAAGAAGCTGAAGAGCGAGCTAGTTACCGAATCTTTGGGGCCGCGCCCGGTAGCTATGGAGCAGGTATTCTGCCGCTCATCAACGAAAAAAATTGGCGCGCCGACGCTGATTTTGCTCAGGCTTACGTCAACTGGGGCGGGTATGCCTATTCGAAAACCGCGCAGGGTGTCGACGCGCGTACCGAGTTCAGACAGCGGTTGTCAGGTGTGGAGGTAGCGCTTCACAATCAGGATAATCGCGAACATGACATTTTTGACAGTGACGATTACCTACAATTTCACGGCGGCATGATTGCCACGATCCGCAGCCTGACGGGGCAACAGCCGAAACACTATTTTGGCGATTCACAGAACCCCGCCCAGCCGGTTGTGCGCGACTTGAAAGAAGAAGCATTACGCGTTTTCCGGTCGCGGGTCGTCAATCCGAAATGGCTGGAAAGCATCAAGCGACACGGTTACAAGGGTGGTTTGGAGCTGACCGCTACGGTAGACTATTTGTTTGGCTATGATGCCACCGCGCAGGTTGTCGATGACTGGATGTACGAGCAGGTGGGCGAAACCTACGCTCTGGACCCCGCCATGCAGCAGTTCTTTGCTGAAAGCAACCCGTGGGCTTTGAACGCCATCGCCGAACGGTTGCTCGAAGCCGCTCAGCGGGGCATGTGGGCGAACCCATCCCCCGATATGTTACAGGCCTTGCAGGAGGTGTACCTGAAAAGCGAAAGCATGCTTGAAATACGCAGCGAATAA
- a CDS encoding cobyrinate a,c-diamide synthase: MERMPDLDEFSHFLLAAPSSGSGKTTLTLGLLRALSDRGLRVQPFKCGPDYIDPYHHRTAAGTASINLDLFMASPEHVTESYQRYASGANVAVTEGVMGLFDGSNRMQGSSAALAELLTIPVVLVVNAKAMAYSVAPLLYGFKNFYKGINLVGAIFNFVGSESHYRFLAEACTDVGVEALGYLPANPEFTIPSRHLGLHISTETDYERIIQTVADAIPKTIDVDRLLAITRAQRSERTTMSTAEPVSDRRISVARDEAFTFAYEQNLDVLARFGRVTFFSPLHDTSLPETNFLYLPGGYPELYAQTLSDNDTMRESIRAYCQSGGLTYAECGGLMYLGQGIEDKQGAVFPMVGALPLTTSMRTAKLTLGYRRVDWNGLALNGHEFHYSTLQKSVSSDSLATITNAKGIPVETKLYRVSNTFASYVHLYWGNNPAFIHQLLSASLVDKNRVITALAD; encoded by the coding sequence ATGGAACGCATGCCTGATCTAGACGAATTTTCGCATTTTTTGCTGGCAGCGCCATCCAGCGGTTCCGGCAAAACAACGCTGACGCTGGGATTGCTACGGGCACTTTCGGATCGGGGCCTGCGGGTACAGCCGTTCAAGTGCGGGCCTGACTACATCGACCCCTATCATCACCGAACGGCAGCCGGTACGGCAAGTATCAACCTGGATCTGTTCATGGCGTCGCCGGAGCACGTGACCGAGTCGTATCAACGCTATGCCAGCGGTGCCAACGTGGCCGTGACCGAAGGCGTGATGGGCTTGTTCGACGGCTCGAATCGAATGCAGGGCAGTAGCGCAGCACTGGCCGAATTGCTGACTATTCCCGTCGTGCTGGTCGTCAACGCCAAAGCAATGGCTTACTCGGTGGCTCCATTGCTGTACGGGTTCAAAAACTTTTACAAAGGCATCAACCTGGTCGGGGCGATCTTCAACTTTGTCGGATCAGAATCGCATTACCGCTTTCTGGCGGAGGCTTGTACGGACGTAGGCGTCGAAGCGCTGGGTTATCTACCGGCAAATCCCGAATTTACCATTCCGTCCCGACATCTTGGTCTGCATATCTCTACCGAAACGGATTACGAACGCATCATTCAGACTGTTGCCGACGCTATTCCAAAGACAATCGATGTAGACCGCTTACTAGCGATTACCCGCGCCCAACGGTCAGAACGCACCACAATGTCTACGGCAGAACCTGTATCGGACCGGCGCATCAGCGTAGCCCGCGACGAGGCATTTACGTTTGCTTACGAGCAGAACCTAGACGTACTCGCTCGCTTCGGTCGCGTTACATTTTTCAGCCCATTGCACGATACATCACTGCCCGAAACGAATTTTTTGTACCTCCCCGGCGGCTATCCGGAACTGTACGCGCAAACGCTGAGCGACAACGACACCATGCGGGAAAGCATTCGGGCCTACTGCCAATCAGGCGGATTAACGTACGCCGAATGTGGTGGTCTCATGTACCTCGGTCAAGGCATTGAAGATAAACAGGGCGCAGTTTTTCCAATGGTGGGAGCCTTACCGCTAACCACGTCTATGCGTACAGCGAAACTGACGCTTGGTTACCGCCGAGTGGACTGGAATGGATTGGCGCTGAACGGACACGAATTTCATTACTCAACGTTACAGAAATCAGTTTCTTCTGATTCACTCGCAACGATCACGAATGCGAAAGGGATTCCGGTCGAAACCAAATTGTACCGGGTCAGCAACACCTTCGCTTCGTACGTGCATCTATACTGGGGCAACAACCCGGCATTTATTCATCAACTTTTATCGGCATCTCTGGTCGATAAAAACAGAGTAATCACCGCCCTGGCGGACTAA
- a CDS encoding cytochrome c biogenesis protein CcdA: MINPLLLDSLLLGVQHSFEPDHMAAVSVLASEKNKQAKYHIWRVIWRSSHWALGHSFTLILFSCLILLFKSALSLNIAEQVELAVGPLMIWLGIVAIRRNHQQAHEHVQASPNTSFSRSFWVGMVHGLAGTGGACTVALTLAARDASTAVWIIVLQSAGIIVAMTIYGYLLAFSLTRVVDTWRQTLRLVNYAVGIFSIAIGLFTLWESVQP; this comes from the coding sequence ATGATCAATCCTCTTTTGCTGGATTCACTTCTCCTCGGTGTTCAGCACTCCTTTGAACCCGACCACATGGCCGCCGTATCGGTACTGGCCTCCGAAAAAAACAAACAAGCTAAATACCATATTTGGCGTGTTATCTGGCGGTCGTCGCATTGGGCGCTGGGCCATTCGTTCACGCTGATTCTTTTTTCCTGCCTGATTCTGTTGTTCAAATCGGCGCTGTCGCTGAATATTGCCGAACAAGTCGAACTGGCCGTTGGACCGTTGATGATCTGGCTGGGCATTGTCGCCATCCGACGGAATCATCAGCAAGCGCACGAGCACGTTCAGGCGTCTCCCAACACGTCGTTCAGCCGCTCGTTCTGGGTCGGCATGGTTCATGGATTGGCCGGTACGGGAGGTGCCTGTACCGTTGCGCTGACCCTGGCCGCCCGTGACGCTTCTACCGCCGTCTGGATTATCGTGTTACAAAGCGCTGGTATCATTGTCGCCATGACCATTTACGGGTATCTGTTGGCCTTTTCGCTGACAAGGGTGGTCGATACGTGGCGGCAAACCCTCCGGCTTGTCAACTATGCCGTGGGTATCTTTTCCATTGCCATTGGTTTATTTACTCTCTGGGAATCTGTCCAGCCTTAG
- a CDS encoding TonB-dependent receptor plug domain-containing protein — MSLFLRLSTRLRISAQVINRSSVSGIVCLLAGPAWSQSTPPDTVRNRDLTEVVVTATRSEVRRDLVPQQITVLSRHDIDQTPATDVTDLLKKLASVNVIQYPSLSSGVGIRGFRPQFSGLNQRTLLLIDGRPAGATNLSTIGLNNAERVEVLKGPASALYGSQAMGGVINVITRRSKGPVHGNAFAEYGSFQTYQAGGNVGGNLTKRLDFDASLNYFKRAQDYKLGNGNFFRDKLDGDQAVKNYSNKPAETIDDRKDDGQVRPNTKLTYYSGALRVGYQLSTNWRVDARGEKFIAKDVESPGDITYGTTQSSLKDADRQAGEVAVSGQVGAHKPVLRVFASGENSFFKTTNVSGKPVTPYQSSSTENRWVGIQLKDNWQLGPHTLTVGYDYLDASTQSRSWTDATTERAPSQPNYAIRSSALYAQGLLHVYHDRLILQPGIRYDNITFDVKETPLLTTFKPGKATTPFVSPSLGAVVRLLPGLQAKGTVGRAFVTPDAFNVAGYSETRTSAGKITITTGNSGLTNENSVSYDAGLTFNRPTTGFSAGVTYFHTNVKDRIARVVTQVNEAQTNGDVIVARATYVNAADSEISGLEYELAYDFGALSNYRYSLQLFANATSMFRYTETIVGTDRSVTQRDIMNVAKQNWNAGLDYNSYKGLRARLLGRYVGHRKDTDFTDAANPEIVYPAYLVIDVSASMTVAKQHTIGVQIANLTDENYYEKRGYNLPGRSISLRYTLAF; from the coding sequence GTGAGTCTATTTTTACGTTTAAGTACCCGTTTACGCATCAGTGCCCAAGTCATCAACCGTAGCTCAGTAAGTGGTATCGTATGTCTGCTGGCTGGTCCGGCCTGGAGTCAGTCAACGCCCCCCGACACCGTACGCAACCGGGACCTTACGGAAGTCGTCGTTACAGCTACCCGTTCGGAAGTTCGACGCGATTTGGTTCCCCAGCAGATCACGGTGCTAAGCCGACATGACATCGACCAGACACCCGCTACGGACGTTACCGATCTGCTCAAAAAACTGGCGTCTGTCAATGTTATTCAATACCCTAGTTTATCGTCGGGCGTTGGTATTCGTGGGTTCAGACCGCAGTTTTCGGGACTCAATCAACGCACCCTTTTGCTTATTGATGGCCGTCCAGCGGGTGCTACGAACCTGTCAACCATTGGGCTGAATAACGCTGAACGGGTGGAGGTTTTGAAAGGACCGGCTTCGGCACTCTACGGTTCGCAGGCGATGGGCGGAGTCATCAACGTAATTACCCGGCGTTCGAAAGGACCGGTTCACGGCAACGCCTTTGCAGAATACGGTTCGTTCCAGACGTACCAGGCGGGTGGAAATGTCGGTGGTAACCTGACGAAACGACTCGATTTCGATGCGTCGCTTAATTATTTCAAACGGGCGCAGGATTACAAACTGGGCAACGGCAATTTCTTTCGGGATAAGCTGGATGGCGATCAGGCTGTAAAAAATTACAGCAACAAACCCGCCGAAACTATCGATGATCGTAAAGATGACGGGCAGGTTCGTCCAAACACCAAACTAACGTATTACTCGGGCGCATTACGAGTGGGTTACCAGCTCAGCACCAATTGGCGTGTTGATGCGCGGGGCGAAAAATTTATTGCCAAGGATGTTGAATCGCCCGGTGACATTACCTACGGAACTACCCAATCCAGCCTGAAAGATGCCGACCGGCAGGCGGGCGAAGTTGCGGTCAGTGGTCAGGTGGGCGCGCACAAACCCGTTTTACGGGTGTTTGCTTCTGGCGAAAACAGCTTTTTCAAAACGACCAACGTTTCGGGTAAACCAGTGACGCCGTATCAATCGTCGAGCACAGAGAATCGTTGGGTTGGCATACAGCTAAAAGATAATTGGCAGTTAGGGCCACACACGCTGACGGTGGGCTACGATTACCTTGATGCCAGTACACAATCGCGCAGTTGGACCGATGCCACGACGGAGCGGGCCCCATCACAGCCTAATTATGCCATTCGCTCGTCGGCTCTTTACGCGCAGGGGCTGCTGCATGTCTACCACGATCGACTTATTCTGCAACCAGGCATCCGATACGACAACATCACGTTTGACGTAAAGGAAACGCCCCTGCTGACGACGTTTAAACCGGGTAAGGCAACAACTCCATTCGTTAGCCCAAGCCTGGGTGCCGTTGTGCGTCTGTTACCGGGCTTACAGGCAAAAGGTACAGTAGGACGGGCCTTTGTTACGCCCGATGCGTTCAATGTGGCCGGGTATTCTGAAACACGTACCTCGGCGGGTAAGATTACCATTACGACTGGAAATTCGGGATTAACCAATGAAAACAGCGTTAGCTACGACGCGGGATTGACGTTCAATCGTCCGACAACCGGTTTCAGTGCTGGGGTCACCTATTTCCATACAAACGTAAAAGACCGGATTGCGCGGGTCGTAACGCAGGTCAATGAAGCGCAAACCAACGGCGACGTGATCGTCGCGCGTGCAACGTACGTGAATGCCGCCGATTCGGAAATCAGCGGTCTCGAATATGAACTAGCGTACGATTTTGGTGCGCTGAGCAACTACCGGTATTCATTACAGTTATTCGCCAACGCCACCAGTATGTTCCGGTATACCGAAACCATCGTTGGAACGGATCGATCCGTAACGCAGCGGGACATCATGAACGTAGCCAAACAGAACTGGAATGCTGGGCTGGATTACAACTCCTACAAAGGACTGCGGGCACGGTTGCTGGGACGGTATGTTGGTCATCGGAAAGACACCGACTTTACCGACGCAGCCAACCCTGAAATTGTTTACCCGGCTTATCTGGTTATTGATGTCAGTGCCTCCATGACAGTAGCAAAACAGCATACCATTGGTGTACAGATCGCAAACCTGACGGATGAGAACTATTACGAAAAAAGAGGGTATAACCTACCCGGTCGGTCCATTTCGCTACGCTATACATTAGCGTTCTAA
- a CDS encoding NAD-dependent epimerase/dehydratase family protein — protein sequence MAVHTLVGANGTIATALIPILQANGETIRLVSRNPKSVAGTETMAANVLDRNALTQAVAGSNVVYLLIGIDYNADVWQRDWPIIMQNTIAACQATNATLIFFDDVYMYGRVNGPITEETPYRPVSRKGKVRAEVARILEQAMSKGHIRAAIARAVDFYGPTVTDKSAPGVYVFSNLKKGSRAQWPINADVPRSFNYVPDAAKALYLLATHEKALGQIWHLPTPRTALTGREFVRIAARAMNRPNKLLVLPKWLLKLIGWFNPFLKEAYEMNYQDEFPFEFDSSKFERAFNYTPTSYEAGIQATASWFTNQ from the coding sequence ATGGCTGTACATACTTTAGTGGGCGCTAATGGCACCATCGCCACCGCTCTTATTCCCATTCTGCAAGCAAACGGTGAAACGATCCGGCTGGTATCCCGCAACCCTAAGTCCGTAGCTGGAACCGAAACAATGGCGGCTAACGTGCTCGACCGAAACGCCTTGACACAAGCCGTAGCGGGTTCGAATGTGGTTTATCTACTCATCGGCATCGACTACAACGCGGATGTCTGGCAACGCGACTGGCCAATCATTATGCAAAATACCATTGCCGCCTGTCAGGCAACGAATGCTACGCTCATCTTTTTCGATGACGTATACATGTATGGTCGGGTAAATGGGCCTATCACGGAAGAAACGCCGTACCGACCTGTCAGCCGGAAGGGGAAGGTACGGGCGGAGGTGGCCCGCATCCTCGAACAGGCAATGAGCAAAGGACACATCCGGGCGGCTATTGCGCGGGCGGTAGACTTCTATGGACCAACGGTGACGGACAAAAGTGCGCCGGGTGTTTACGTGTTTAGCAATCTTAAAAAAGGCAGCCGGGCGCAATGGCCCATTAACGCCGATGTGCCTCGCTCGTTTAATTATGTCCCTGACGCGGCCAAAGCGCTTTATTTACTAGCGACGCATGAGAAAGCGTTAGGCCAGATCTGGCATTTGCCTACACCCCGAACGGCGCTAACGGGCCGGGAGTTTGTTCGAATAGCGGCTCGCGCTATGAACCGTCCGAATAAATTACTGGTGCTACCCAAGTGGTTGTTAAAGCTTATCGGCTGGTTTAATCCTTTCCTGAAAGAAGCGTACGAGATGAATTACCAAGATGAGTTTCCGTTCGAGTTCGACTCCTCAAAATTTGAGCGGGCGTTCAACTATACGCCGACGTCTTACGAAGCGGGTATTCAGGCCACCGCGTCATGGTTCACAAACCAATGA
- a CDS encoding helix-turn-helix domain-containing protein, protein MNTDDANIEQVLLPDERLTDVVRHIYCIRQSAQAPTIQKQLVPNYEMMLIVNFGPAITASAADYTWVVERSAVLGPLNKLLRYTVPPDADMMVVVFTLNGFYRLVGQPVHSLRSEADADIGMRLNDETFAELWAQLKAMPSLADRLDLLNAYLLLHMAPADEDARSILEGVVLFDNVAIDPVKVIAETRQLSTRSVQLRFQTNLGVSAKELARFLRFKKMVTELITQYPAPPDWANLVFVHGYHDQSHLIRDFQQFMGLSPTEFLQQLASQEICISQPGKYY, encoded by the coding sequence ATGAACACGGACGATGCAAACATAGAACAGGTTCTCCTACCCGACGAGCGGCTGACGGACGTAGTGCGACACATCTATTGCATTCGCCAATCAGCGCAAGCACCGACGATCCAGAAGCAGTTGGTACCCAACTATGAAATGATGCTGATCGTTAATTTCGGTCCGGCAATAACTGCGTCGGCAGCTGATTATACCTGGGTTGTTGAGCGGTCTGCCGTTTTGGGACCACTCAACAAGCTTCTGCGGTATACCGTCCCGCCCGACGCAGACATGATGGTCGTCGTCTTTACGCTTAATGGCTTTTATCGGCTGGTTGGTCAACCTGTTCACTCACTGCGAAGCGAAGCGGATGCCGACATCGGAATGCGGCTGAACGATGAAACTTTTGCGGAGTTGTGGGCGCAGTTAAAAGCAATGCCATCGCTGGCTGACCGGCTCGATTTGCTGAATGCTTACCTGTTGCTGCATATGGCCCCCGCCGATGAGGATGCCCGCTCGATCCTGGAGGGAGTCGTATTGTTCGACAACGTAGCCATCGATCCAGTGAAAGTCATTGCCGAAACGCGTCAGCTTTCGACCCGTTCCGTACAACTTCGCTTTCAGACCAACTTGGGGGTTTCGGCCAAAGAACTGGCTCGGTTTCTGCGTTTCAAAAAAATGGTAACCGAACTGATCACACAGTACCCGGCCCCGCCCGATTGGGCCAATCTGGTATTCGTTCATGGCTACCACGATCAGAGCCATTTGATTCGGGACTTTCAGCAATTTATGGGCCTTAGCCCCACCGAGTTTTTACAGCAACTGGCCAGTCAGGAAATCTGCATTTCGCAACCCGGTAAATATTACTAA